Sequence from the Paralichthys olivaceus isolate ysfri-2021 chromosome 1, ASM2471397v2, whole genome shotgun sequence genome:
tattctaatttttaaaaaaagagcaaatCAACATGTGGTAATCAGAGTTGATATTGTGTCGGTGGCCACAAGCACAAACATTGAGCAGTGTGAAAATACTGTTAGTTTATAAAACAATGTAGCAGGTTAGAGGAAGTCAGCTGAGAGGGCGGTCCCTCAAACATGGCCACATTTCAGCACCTGACTGATCACATCTCAAATGCATCCTCATCATGTACTTAGAGCTGCCCACTTGTTATTTGATCACCCAAGActgatgttaataccaggtctgaacactGAGTCATTTCATCCtgatatgaatatgaatacaaTGTCATCCATCTTGAAAGAAGAGGCGGAAACATGAGGAATACCTGTGAAAGGTGGATGTGCTGTAGACAAAGTTCCAGCTTGTCTATGTAGAGGTCAAGGATGTGCGTGCTGGCCTTCAGCTGAGTTTCCAATGTCAGCTCTTGTGGCAGAGCAAAAAGCCGGCAGGCGTGTTGAGAGAGAGACTGACGCACCGCTCCGGAGCTGTAGCTCTCCAAGAACTGCTGACATGCTGCCACATCCACAAACTTCACCTCCACCCCCAGGAAAGGATCAGCGTCATGAATCTTCAGTATCTCATAACCACCCAGACCTCCTGCAGAATCTGACAACGGGACATATTCCTTAATGAAAGAGACATGAGAGACAAAACATTTATGTAATAAAAAACTCTTCTGGCATGCTCACCTATAAGTGTCAGTTTGATGACTTTGAAAACGATGAACTTTCCCTGTCGGTCTTTgtagagagagagcaggttCACATTGGGACACAGCGACTGCAGAAAAATAACTGCACATCCTGTCCATGGCCCATGATCCACAGTCTTGTCCGCCATACTCTGAACGCAAAATGAGACACACATCACGCCACATAATTTCACTGGTGAGAAAACGTCAAAGAATCCTCTGTGTGAGCTGCAGACTGAGACAACACAActgcaaagacacagagaaTAGAGTGTACAGTGCTGAGGTAAAGCCAAAGAAGTGCTTGTGTCGAGTTGCTGTAAAATTACCgggaagaaaaataattatCGCCTCTTAGTTTGCTCCTCTTCACACTTTTGCCACATGTCAGTATCTGTGTTTTCTCTAACTTCAAATAGGTTAAGAGTAAAGACCCTGTCCAGCAGCCTCCTGTCACATTGGGAGCTGTGAAGCATTAACCTACCCACCTACCTAACCCTTTGTTTCCTCAAAGGGATGCCAGGTTACTTCTCTTAGTTAAAAAGTCAGAATTTTCTGCCTTTCTGTTTTCTATCAGCTAAAATCAAACCTCTCTAATTACATCTGCTgaggaggatatgttttcacCTCGGTACTTTAGTTTTTTCtatgtgagcaagattacacaaaaactactgaacagataaCCATGAAACTTGATGAAAGGACCTGGTATGGGTAAGAGAAGAATTAAGgaacttttttcactttttttttaacattttgagatgGCGTCTTTTACAGTCttcaccattttcccagggaatgattcatggatcttgatgaaaaataatcagGAATGTTTAGGGACTtatatctatgagtttgtgaaaTAGGAGAAGCTTGATTACACTAAAGGGGAGTGTGAGGCCATTCTATTTTTTATGCATTATTTCGAGACATCACTTGTGGCTTGAATTGTGATGCACGTGTTATGGACTAAAACATGAATCCATCAATCAAAAAGTTATCAATCAATTCATTACTCAacactaaaataataaacatgtgatGAGAAAAACTTCTGACCGTTTCCAGTGACTTCATCACcattacaataaaaaacataaccttctcaCTGAATCCAACTGACCGAACCAGTGACGGACAGAATAGGTTTATTCCTGGAGTTAAAACCACGTCTGTCCCACTGGTTCCTGGCTGTGAACTCACTCCACCTTATCCTTTTTTAACCCAACCTCCTTTTGAAACCCTCattacataaaaacatgtttaatctCAGCTCTCCCCTCCCCCAGTCCAGCCCCTGACTCCTGCGCTCTGGATGAACCACTGAAGCCCGCCAGCTCTCTCCCTTAGTGTCGTCTCCATGCACAGGATGCACCGTGCTCTGCGTGGAAAGAGCATCCTCTGAGCTGGATTATGTACAAGTCCTCATATTCCACTAATACACAGTATGCTTGGTGACTGGCTCTACAGGAATCTCCACAACTTGGCCAGTATGTAATTATATGCTATCCTATTTACCGGTCCTCTGGAAGTATACTGTGAGATTAATTCACCAGATATACGAGGATTAAATGATCATCAGGAGCTTAAAACATATCATTTAGCTTTTGCTGCCAAAAGGCAACATCTAGTATTCCCTGGAGAGCTCGTTTGACATTTAGGTAAagcaaaataattaattcaCACGAGAACATGCTTCAACAAATTAGTAATTTAACCTCTTTGTGATGATGTTAGATGATCTTTGACCAATCAGCATGGTGAAGGTATGCAGTATAAGGAAAGTTGAGTTTTATAAGATTACCTGCAATTTTTCTCTGCGTCAAgtaacacacagaaaacatcaaGCAAGTAAGGTGGTATTATTTTATCACAGGAATACTGTACACCTGTAATCAATGGTTCTTTCATTAACATGAAATCTGACTCACTTGACTGTTAACTGATGTCAAAAAACATATATAGTGTGAGACTTGTGTCTGATCAAAAGTCAATAACCAAGAGATGTTCAGATGATTTATAGGCAACAAGAATTGGAAAATATCAACATGTAACAAGCTGCTACCAAagtgtatatttatatgaaatatttttacCAAACAACTAAGAGACATCAATTATTAAGATTCTTCATGTATATTACTGTGTATGCACGTATGTATGTTACTGTGTATGAATATATGTATGCTTTTatgcatgtttgtatgtattCATGTACGTATGTATGTAAGTATAATCTAGAgaagtatgtatgtatgtataacatatatatatatatatatatatatatatatattagtgtACGTTGGGGGATGATTTCTGGGCCCAATAACACGTTTTATGATAAATGCGGCCTTGTGTAAGATGTGTTTTAATCGCTCATTTTAAAGTAGTATTGTATATTGATCGATTCAACAGCAGTCAGCAGCTGTATACTTTTATAAATCTCACTTTTCAAAGAGTTTGTGTTAAAACGTTCAAAATGTGAATGGAGTCTggtgctgtgtgtttttgtaagcAGGCTGCGTGTGGGTGAAGCTCCCGTACAGCAGACATGACTGACGTAAAACCTCgtccaaacacacagatgaagagATCGTTCCGCAGCTAAAAGACACCGGAGCAGACACGGAGGCTGCTGTTTCCACtaaatgtggagaaaaacaCCTTTAAAGTCGCTTCAAACTTACCTTCAAACTTTTGCTTATATTGTTCACCGACGCTTCCTGTTGAGAGATCACTCCCACTGACACGCTCGGGACGTCCGGGCCTCCCATTGGCTGGACAGAAGTAAAAACGAGCTCTCATTGGTGGAAATGATCTACATGCCGCCCGGGGAAAAAGTCATGACGGGAAGgaaatgtctgttgttttttttagcatgtTCATATGTAGGTCGAAGCTTCTCACACACTTATTCTTCACACGCTGCAACTTGTAACGACTGAAACATGATCCATGAAGAGGTCGGACTGATCACTACCGTGTTCACAGGAGACAGAGTGATTTGATTcacttcattttctgttttcttgtgGTTGACCCCCAGGCCCCGTGTTCCTGCCGTGAGTGTGCACTCACTGTGGTTTTCTAAACTGAGATCAGCccaaaacatctgctgaaaAACAACCGGAACCACAAAGTTCACAAGGAAAATCTGAATCAGATGTattgatgataaaaaagaatTGCTTGATTCTGTTGTTAATGGGCTGTGCGCTCGGACATATTTGTTGGAAAATTTGATTGTAACAAAATCTTAGTAACACGTTGCCACATGACAAAATGTGAGTCTTGTAAAATTAAGTTTCTGTTGGATGACagatttccttttcatttcaaaagatATCAGCAGCATTCTGTCACGTCAAAGTTCTATTTCAAAAAACTTACCAGAGTGGCTGGTCTTCCATAATGTaagcaaattattttatattttgacttttattttttaccttgtTAATAGCAGATACACTCTTATTCCtaatcttttgttttaatttcatttaaaccAAAACCCACAGATGGCTTTACTGCTTCCTGTTTCAATAAAATGGAGGACACCTGTCTGACATACACAGGGAGGAGTCTGTCTCATCTCATCCACTCTCACTTCTCATCCACTTTTAGCAGGTGTAAACTGAAATCATGTCTACAGACGATTTAACCAAAATCTTACATGTGGATGAAAAGGGAGGAATCTAATCTCATTGAAAAACCTCAGCTTGCTTTTAAAAGACTGAGAATAATAGTTAAGCCTGGGTAATATCTATgcacatgaataaataacacaaagacaacaataaaaaaagatgtaaagAAACACATGAGATAAATGAAGAATGATGTGAATATTTATTCATAGTACACAAGAGAGAAGTCATAAAATGCTCTGCAGGCTGAACTTCCAGCAGAATCACAAGAGCTTTTGTTGTTGACATGTTTGACAAATTTCAgagtttctttgtctctgtagaCGAGTGCAAGGGAGTTGTCCTCTGGATACACCGTCAGGAGCTGTGAGGAAGATgaaaacaatgatgatgatgatgataagtGAAGTGTCGACCACATGTGTCCACCTGCGCTGCTCACCGTGATCAGCActcacctcctcatcctcttcattaGCAACGTAACACGAGAATCCTCCGAACTCTGACTGCCAGTCTATGAAACAGAACATACAATAACAGTCACAATATTGATTGACAAAAaattctgtgtgtatgtgtgtgtgtatgtgtatgtgtgtgtgtgtgtgtgcgcactcaCCTGCACAGCCAAAAGGTAAAAGAAGATCCAGAGCGTACTCTGCTCGTGCTGCCTCTCCATCATGCAACAGAGTGTAGGCGCCATGAGACCATCGACGCAGTTCACCACAACATACAGGTGTGCTCAGc
This genomic interval carries:
- the tradd gene encoding tumor necrosis factor receptor type 1-associated DEATH domain protein; protein product: MGGPDVPSVSVGVISQQEASVNNISKSLKSMADKTVDHGPWTGCAVIFLQSLCPNVNLLSLYKDRQGKFIVFKVIKLTLIDSAGGLGGYEILKIHDADPFLGVEVKFVDVAACQQFLESYSSGAVRQSLSQHACRLFALPQELTLETQLKASTHILDLYIDKLELCLQHIHLSQPERLRDEEIDDLEQQLQSQALGPAPQSTFITQEEPPVPSNCFKFQNKVFEDRMLTATDVQSFSNGVGRQWKHVGRALGKSCHALKGPAIDNLAYEHEREGLYEQAYQLLSRFIQAEGRAAKLSRLVRALEDCKLTSLAENILDVMPRE